Proteins encoded together in one Mycolicibacter minnesotensis window:
- a CDS encoding PPE family protein, translating to MVFQSFAAQPPEIISGQLYSGPGADPLFAAAAAWTGLGAELHATASSYQAVLASLGGGWQGPAAAAMAAAAAPYVTWLQTTAAQAEQTAAQATAAAAAYESAFAGIVPPPAIAANRALLQSLVASNILGQNSTAIAAVEAEYSRMWAQDVAAMQGYAGASEAATDLTSFTAAPRTTNTEPGSAAATSDPDLIQLITKQITDLTASYNAGWQNAIDGVLGTTYGHELWESHLSLASGVSGQTGWVNAVHASTNLGITQFRSGYKAVIPVIPKSALGGLHSSGLTAGASLSSAAGAASGSAMRVGALSVPPNWASATSAIQLASTSFPESALGAAPAAGSVPGMLAPAAMGSAAGGALGAPAARTRTVAPVARVVSTNITDREAPVPLDQVIAQLQQTPDVVQHWNVDAAGLDELVAKLSLKPGIHAVHVLDDADSALAGSQSALG from the coding sequence ATGGTTTTTCAGAGCTTCGCAGCGCAGCCACCGGAGATCATCTCCGGCCAGTTGTACTCGGGACCGGGGGCGGACCCGCTGTTCGCCGCAGCGGCGGCTTGGACGGGGCTGGGCGCCGAGTTGCATGCCACGGCATCGTCGTACCAGGCGGTATTAGCGAGTCTCGGCGGCGGCTGGCAGGGGCCGGCCGCGGCGGCGATGGCCGCGGCAGCCGCGCCGTACGTGACCTGGCTCCAGACCACGGCGGCACAGGCCGAACAGACCGCAGCCCAGGCCACAGCTGCCGCAGCCGCCTATGAATCGGCTTTCGCCGGGATCGTGCCGCCGCCGGCGATCGCCGCCAACCGCGCTCTACTGCAATCGCTGGTGGCTTCGAACATCCTCGGGCAAAACAGCACCGCGATCGCCGCGGTCGAAGCGGAATACTCGCGAATGTGGGCACAAGATGTCGCCGCGATGCAGGGCTATGCCGGTGCTTCGGAAGCGGCCACCGATCTGACCTCGTTCACCGCGGCGCCGCGGACGACCAACACTGAGCCGGGGAGCGCCGCGGCCACCTCCGATCCCGACCTGATTCAGTTGATCACGAAGCAGATCACCGATCTGACGGCTTCCTATAACGCCGGCTGGCAGAACGCGATCGATGGTGTCCTCGGCACCACCTACGGGCACGAGCTGTGGGAGAGCCACCTCTCGCTGGCCAGCGGCGTGAGCGGCCAGACCGGCTGGGTCAACGCCGTGCACGCCAGCACCAACCTGGGGATCACCCAGTTCCGGTCCGGGTACAAAGCGGTGATTCCGGTGATTCCGAAGTCGGCGCTTGGGGGACTGCACAGCTCCGGACTGACCGCAGGCGCCAGTCTCTCCTCTGCGGCAGGTGCCGCCTCCGGCAGCGCGATGCGGGTGGGAGCACTGTCGGTGCCGCCGAACTGGGCGAGTGCCACGTCGGCGATCCAGCTGGCCTCCACGTCATTTCCAGAGTCGGCCCTGGGTGCCGCGCCCGCCGCGGGTTCGGTGCCGGGGATGCTCGCCCCGGCCGCCATGGGCAGCGCCGCCGGTGGGGCGCTGGGGGCGCCCGCGGCGCGCACGCGCACGGTGGCGCCGGTTGCCCGCGTGGTGTCGACCAACATCACCGATCGCGAGGCGCCGGTCCCGCTCGACCAGGTGATCGCGCAATTGCAGCAGACGCCGGATGTGGTGCAGCATTGGAATGTCGACGCGGCCGGCCTCGACGAGCTGGTCGCGAAGCTGTCGCTGAAGCCGGGAATCCACGCGGTGCATGTCCTCGACGATGCGGACAGTGCCCTCGCCGGA
- a CDS encoding PPE family protein: MYAGPGSAPLLAAAASWSAMATELDYTATSFTSVIADLAGSAWKGPSAASMTAAAAPYAAWLKATSVGAEETALKATAAAGAYEAAYAATVPPPVIAANRTLLATLVATNFLGQNAPAIAATEAQYGEMWAQDAAAMYAYAGSTATASQLSPFTTPPETTNAGGQAGQSASVSKAAQSAAASSAESTLSEFLDKIPNALQNMLNMTPTQLVDDYQAIVKTLTNVISTANGPYGINIESSARSIYQMAISIPSVANGLGNLTTTLSPKPIVGALSPLLSSPLLTGSQSIPAAVSGAVGRAGLIGSLSVPSTWASAVPAVKTAAVALQASVLEAAPALAANGESLLAGQMALSSLAGRAIGTPVRQAAGAGATRAISAISHVTNTQTGPDIATTATVIVIPPIAK, from the coding sequence ATGTATGCCGGACCCGGCTCGGCGCCGTTGCTGGCCGCCGCGGCGAGCTGGTCGGCGATGGCGACCGAACTGGACTACACGGCGACATCGTTCACCTCGGTGATCGCTGACCTCGCCGGGTCGGCGTGGAAGGGTCCCTCAGCCGCCTCGATGACGGCGGCGGCGGCCCCGTATGCGGCGTGGCTGAAGGCCACTTCGGTCGGGGCCGAGGAAACCGCGCTGAAAGCCACGGCAGCAGCCGGAGCCTACGAGGCCGCCTACGCAGCCACGGTGCCTCCGCCGGTGATCGCCGCCAACCGCACCTTGCTGGCCACGCTGGTGGCGACCAACTTCTTGGGGCAGAACGCGCCGGCGATCGCGGCCACCGAGGCGCAGTACGGGGAGATGTGGGCGCAGGACGCAGCCGCGATGTACGCCTATGCGGGCTCGACGGCAACCGCCAGTCAGCTCAGTCCTTTCACTACGCCGCCGGAGACCACCAATGCCGGCGGGCAGGCCGGCCAGTCGGCGTCGGTCAGTAAGGCGGCGCAGTCCGCAGCAGCCTCCAGCGCGGAGTCGACTCTGTCTGAGTTTCTTGACAAGATTCCCAACGCCCTGCAGAACATGCTGAACATGACGCCGACCCAGCTCGTGGACGACTACCAGGCGATCGTCAAGACCCTCACCAATGTAATCAGTACCGCCAACGGGCCCTACGGGATCAACATCGAGAGCTCGGCTCGGAGCATTTACCAGATGGCTATCAGCATCCCATCGGTAGCTAACGGGCTCGGCAACCTGACCACCACGCTCAGTCCCAAACCCATCGTCGGGGCGTTGTCTCCGTTGCTGTCCAGCCCGCTGCTGACCGGTTCGCAATCCATTCCGGCGGCGGTGTCGGGGGCTGTGGGTCGGGCCGGCCTGATCGGGTCGCTGTCGGTGCCGTCGACCTGGGCCAGCGCGGTGCCGGCGGTCAAGACCGCCGCTGTGGCCCTTCAAGCGAGTGTGCTCGAGGCAGCTCCGGCTCTGGCCGCCAACGGCGAGAGCCTGCTGGCCGGACAGATGGCACTGTCCAGTCTGGCGGGCCGGGCCATCGGCACTCCGGTACGTCAGGCCGCCGGAGCCGGAGCCACCCGGGCGATCAGTGCGATCAGCCATGTCACCAATACCCAGACGGGACCGGACATCGCCACCACCGCCACCGTCATCGTCATCCCCCCGATCGCGAAATAG
- the ileS gene encoding isoleucine--tRNA ligase: MSERSYPKPAAGAPDFPAAESAVLDYWAADDTFQASIDRRDGAPEYVFYDGPPFANGLPHYGHLLTGYVKDIVPRYRTMTGYKVERRFGWDTHGLPAELEVERQLGITDKSQIDAMGIAAFNQACRESVLRYTSEWQAYVTRQARWVDFDNDYKTLDLPFMESVLWAFKQLWDKGLAYEGYRVLPYCWRDETPLSNHELRMDDDVYKSRQDPALTVGFRVLAQDSALDGAHLLVWTTTPWTLPSNQAVAVNPDVTYVVVAAGERRYLLAEARLAAYARELGLGEGEKPQLLGSYRGAELLGLRYVPPFPYFMDSENAFRVLPADFVTTEDGTGIVHLAPAYGEDDKNTTDPAGITPVTPVDAKGRFDTTVPDYVGQHVFDANKAIIADLKNGTGPAAANGAVLVRHETYEHPYPHCWRCRNPLIYKAVSSWFVRVTEFRDRMVELGEQITWYPEHIKDGIFGNWLRGARDWSISRNRYWGTPIPVWKSDDPAYPRIDVYGSLDDLERDFGVRPDNLHRPYIDELTRPNPDDPTGRSTMRRIPDVLDVWFDSGSMPYAQVHYPFENQQWFDGGGGQAAHYPGDFIVEYIGQTRGWFYMMHVLATALFDRPAFKTCVAHGIVLGSDGQKMSKSLRNYPDVSEVFDRDGSDAMRWFLMASPILRGGNLIVTEAGIREGVRQVMLPLTNAYTFLTLYAPKPGVWRTDSTNVLDRYILAKLASLRDDLTQALDVCDISGACEQLRQFTEALTNWYVRRSRQRFWDEDADAIDTLHTVLEITARLAAPLLPLTTEVIWRGVTGERSVHLTDWPLAADLPADAELVAAMDQVREVCSAASSVRKAHQLRVRLPLPKLTVAVEDPQRLAPFTDLIADELNVKAVELTDDIAHYGRFELAVNAKAAGPRLGKDVQAAIKAVKAGEGVVNSDGTLSAGPVLLLDSEYTSKLVAADPAYTVALPDGAGLVVLDSAVTPELEAEGWAKDRIRELQELRKSSGLEVSDRISVVIAVPEQRREWAQNHAELIAGEILATSFEFGDPADATEIGDGVRVALAKA; the protein is encoded by the coding sequence GTGAGCGAACGCAGCTATCCGAAGCCGGCCGCCGGCGCCCCCGACTTCCCGGCGGCCGAGTCCGCCGTCCTGGACTACTGGGCCGCCGACGACACCTTCCAGGCGAGCATCGATCGCCGCGACGGGGCGCCGGAATACGTGTTCTATGACGGACCGCCGTTCGCCAACGGGCTGCCGCACTATGGGCACCTGCTGACCGGCTACGTCAAAGACATCGTCCCGCGCTACCGCACCATGACCGGCTACAAGGTGGAGCGCCGCTTCGGCTGGGACACCCACGGCCTGCCCGCCGAGCTCGAGGTGGAGCGTCAACTCGGGATCACCGACAAGTCGCAGATCGATGCGATGGGCATCGCGGCGTTCAACCAGGCGTGTCGGGAATCGGTGCTGCGCTACACGTCTGAATGGCAGGCCTACGTCACCAGGCAGGCCCGCTGGGTCGACTTCGACAACGACTACAAGACCCTGGACCTGCCGTTCATGGAGTCGGTGCTCTGGGCGTTCAAACAGCTGTGGGATAAGGGACTGGCCTATGAGGGCTACCGGGTGCTGCCGTACTGCTGGCGCGACGAGACCCCGTTGTCCAATCACGAGCTGCGGATGGACGACGACGTCTACAAGAGCCGTCAGGATCCGGCGCTGACCGTCGGGTTCCGGGTGCTTGCGCAGGACTCCGCGCTGGACGGTGCCCACCTGCTGGTGTGGACCACGACACCGTGGACACTGCCGTCCAACCAGGCGGTCGCGGTCAACCCGGACGTGACTTATGTGGTGGTCGCGGCGGGGGAGCGGCGCTACCTGCTGGCCGAGGCGCGATTGGCTGCCTACGCGCGCGAACTGGGCCTGGGCGAGGGGGAGAAGCCGCAGCTGCTGGGCAGCTATCGCGGAGCGGAGCTGCTCGGCCTGCGGTATGTGCCGCCGTTTCCGTATTTCATGGACTCGGAGAACGCTTTTCGGGTACTCCCCGCCGATTTCGTGACCACGGAGGACGGCACCGGGATCGTGCACCTGGCACCGGCTTACGGTGAGGACGACAAGAACACCACGGACCCGGCCGGAATCACTCCGGTCACCCCGGTGGACGCCAAGGGCCGCTTCGATACGACTGTGCCCGACTATGTCGGCCAGCATGTGTTCGACGCGAACAAGGCGATCATCGCCGACCTGAAGAACGGCACCGGGCCGGCCGCGGCCAACGGCGCGGTGCTGGTGCGCCACGAGACCTACGAGCACCCGTACCCGCACTGCTGGCGCTGCCGTAACCCGTTGATCTACAAGGCGGTGTCGTCGTGGTTCGTCCGCGTCACCGAATTCCGGGACCGGATGGTGGAACTGGGCGAGCAGATCACCTGGTACCCCGAGCACATCAAGGACGGGATCTTCGGCAACTGGCTGCGCGGTGCGCGGGACTGGTCGATCTCCCGGAACCGCTACTGGGGCACCCCGATTCCGGTATGGAAGTCCGACGATCCGGCCTATCCGCGGATCGACGTCTACGGCAGCCTGGATGACCTGGAGCGTGACTTCGGAGTACGCCCGGACAACCTGCACCGCCCCTATATCGACGAGCTGACCCGGCCCAACCCCGACGACCCGACGGGCCGTTCGACCATGCGGCGCATCCCTGACGTGCTGGACGTCTGGTTCGACTCGGGTTCGATGCCGTATGCCCAGGTGCACTATCCCTTCGAGAACCAGCAATGGTTCGACGGCGGCGGGGGCCAGGCTGCCCATTACCCGGGCGACTTCATCGTCGAATACATCGGGCAGACGCGTGGCTGGTTCTACATGATGCATGTGCTGGCGACCGCACTGTTCGACCGTCCGGCGTTCAAAACCTGTGTGGCGCACGGCATCGTGCTCGGCAGTGACGGCCAGAAGATGAGCAAGTCGCTGCGCAACTACCCGGATGTGAGCGAGGTGTTCGACCGCGATGGCTCCGACGCCATGCGGTGGTTCCTGATGGCATCGCCGATCCTGCGCGGGGGCAACCTGATCGTCACGGAGGCGGGCATCCGCGAGGGTGTGCGTCAGGTGATGCTGCCGCTGACCAACGCCTACACCTTCCTGACGCTGTATGCCCCGAAACCCGGCGTCTGGCGTACCGATTCGACGAACGTGCTCGACCGTTACATCCTGGCCAAGCTGGCGTCGCTGCGTGACGACCTGACGCAGGCCCTGGATGTGTGTGACATCTCCGGGGCCTGTGAGCAACTGCGTCAGTTCACCGAGGCGCTGACCAACTGGTACGTCCGGCGGTCCCGGCAACGGTTCTGGGACGAAGACGCCGACGCAATAGACACCTTGCACACGGTGCTCGAGATCACCGCACGGTTGGCCGCGCCGCTGTTGCCACTAACCACCGAGGTGATCTGGCGCGGGGTCACCGGGGAACGATCGGTGCACCTCACCGACTGGCCGCTGGCCGCCGATCTGCCCGCCGATGCCGAGCTGGTGGCTGCCATGGATCAGGTCCGCGAAGTCTGTTCCGCGGCGTCGTCGGTGCGCAAGGCACACCAGCTTCGTGTTCGGCTGCCGCTGCCGAAGCTCACCGTCGCCGTCGAGGACCCGCAGCGACTGGCGCCGTTCACCGATCTGATCGCCGACGAGCTCAACGTCAAGGCAGTCGAACTCACCGACGATATCGCCCACTACGGCCGGTTCGAGCTGGCGGTGAACGCGAAGGCGGCAGGTCCTCGCCTGGGCAAGGATGTGCAGGCCGCGATCAAGGCGGTCAAGGCCGGTGAGGGCGTGGTCAACTCGGATGGAACCTTGAGCGCCGGCCCGGTGCTGCTGCTGGACAGCGAGTACACCTCCAAACTGGTGGCCGCCGATCCGGCGTACACCGTCGCGCTGCCCGACGGTGCGGGCCTGGTGGTGCTCGACAGCGCCGTCACGCCTGAGCTGGAGGCCGAAGGCTGGGCCAAGGACCGGATCCGGGAACTGCAGGAGCTACGGAAGAGCAGCGGCCTTGAGGTCTCCGACCGGATCAGCGTCGTGATCGCGGTACCCGAGCAGCGGCGCGAATGGGCACAGAATCATGCCGAGTTGATCGCCGGAGAAATTTTGGCGACCAGTTTCGAATTCGGCGACCCCGCCGATGCCACCGAAATCGGCGACGGCGTGCGGGTGGCCCTCGCCAAGGCCTGA
- a CDS encoding MMPL/RND family transporter: MTSRHQLSHGRWSAAQFVRRFAIPIIVGWVALTALVSVAVPPLEQVAKEHPVSLSAKDSPSIQAMARLGHDFAESNTDSAAMIVIEGDEPLGDAAHHYYNELIAALNADTQHVQHIQDFWGDPLTAGGAQSPDGKAALVQLNLAGNQGEALANDSVEAVRDIVARTPAPPGVRAYVTGPAPMVTDMNTSGDRAVLKILVATVSVISLMLLLLYRSISTVAVLLAVVGVELAAARGVVAFLGHQGLIGLSTFAINILVTLAIAAGTDYGIFFIGRYHEARHAGEDPETAYFTTYRGVAHVVLASGLTIAGATFCLSFTRLPVFQTMGVPCAVGMLVAVAISLTLVPAVLAVATRRGLLEPRRKMSARGWRKVGTAIVRWPGPIFIAACAVALVGLLALPGYRVSYKDPSFIPQDTPANLGWAAASRHFPEARLLPEVVLIESDHDMRNSADFLVLNKLAKAIFAVEGVAMVQGVTRPEGTPLGHTSIPFLLSMQNAGQMQNLDFVKNRVADMRRQADELEDTIASLQRMYGLMQQMAANTHHAAGVSDEARDLATQVRGNMADLNENSKALRESVEGKDCRGDTTCLSLRAAYASMDGTTLLTEKLDELAPDMSNIDAVTPQLLEMMPAQIAAMRSLQTMMLTLHSTMSGIMTQIEEVGGGSAAMGQDFDAAKSDDSFYLPREAFDNPDFKRVVQLFLSPDGHAARFFITHDGYPATPEGMARVNLIKKAATEALKGTPLSTATVYVAGTAALFNDLQGSADYDLLIAGITSLAIIFIIMLLITRSFIASVVIVGTVLASLGASFGLSVLLWQYIFGIHLHWLVMVMSVIILLAVGCDYNLLLVARFKEEMGAGLKTGIIRTMGGTGKVVTAAGLVFAFTMASMLVSDLRVVGQLGTTIGLGLLFDTLVVRSFMMPSLAALLGRWFWWPLNVREHPARARPTVPPAAGAATDEHDQTFEDMVATAFPELSARPGKPAGDRPTEVLAAIQPPEDETDR; this comes from the coding sequence GTGACGAGTAGACATCAACTGAGCCATGGCCGGTGGTCGGCGGCGCAGTTCGTGCGCCGCTTCGCGATTCCCATCATCGTGGGCTGGGTCGCTCTTACCGCGTTGGTCAGCGTTGCCGTGCCGCCATTGGAGCAGGTCGCCAAGGAACACCCGGTGTCGTTGAGCGCCAAAGACTCACCGTCGATTCAGGCGATGGCACGACTCGGGCATGACTTCGCGGAGTCCAACACCGACAGTGCGGCGATGATCGTCATCGAAGGTGATGAGCCTCTCGGCGACGCCGCGCATCACTACTACAACGAACTGATCGCTGCGCTCAACGCCGATACCCAACACGTTCAGCACATCCAGGATTTCTGGGGTGACCCGCTGACCGCGGGGGGCGCGCAGAGTCCCGACGGCAAGGCTGCCTTGGTCCAGCTCAACCTCGCCGGCAATCAGGGTGAGGCACTGGCGAACGACTCGGTGGAGGCGGTTCGCGACATCGTGGCTCGCACGCCGGCGCCCCCGGGGGTGCGCGCCTACGTGACCGGCCCGGCGCCCATGGTCACCGACATGAACACCAGCGGCGACCGCGCGGTGCTCAAGATTCTGGTGGCCACCGTCTCGGTGATTTCCCTGATGCTGTTGCTGCTCTATCGGTCGATCAGCACCGTCGCGGTGTTGTTGGCCGTGGTCGGGGTCGAGCTGGCCGCCGCGCGGGGAGTCGTGGCCTTCCTGGGCCACCAAGGCCTGATCGGACTGTCGACCTTCGCGATCAACATCCTGGTGACCCTGGCGATCGCCGCGGGGACCGACTACGGCATCTTCTTCATCGGTCGCTATCACGAGGCCCGTCACGCCGGTGAAGACCCGGAGACGGCGTATTTCACCACCTACCGTGGGGTCGCCCATGTGGTGCTGGCCTCGGGCCTGACCATTGCCGGCGCCACGTTCTGTCTGAGCTTCACCCGGCTGCCGGTGTTTCAGACCATGGGCGTGCCGTGCGCGGTCGGCATGCTGGTCGCGGTGGCCATCTCGCTCACGCTGGTGCCCGCGGTCCTGGCCGTCGCAACGCGGCGCGGCCTGCTCGAACCTCGCCGTAAGATGTCCGCCCGCGGGTGGCGCAAGGTGGGCACGGCGATCGTGCGCTGGCCGGGACCGATCTTCATCGCCGCCTGCGCGGTTGCACTCGTCGGCCTGCTGGCGTTGCCCGGCTACCGGGTGAGTTACAAGGACCCCTCGTTCATCCCGCAGGACACCCCGGCAAATCTTGGTTGGGCGGCCGCGTCGCGGCACTTCCCGGAAGCACGCTTGCTGCCGGAGGTAGTGCTGATCGAGTCCGACCACGACATGCGCAACTCCGCGGACTTCCTGGTGCTCAACAAACTGGCCAAAGCGATTTTCGCCGTCGAGGGCGTCGCCATGGTTCAGGGAGTGACCCGCCCCGAGGGCACCCCGCTGGGACACACCTCGATCCCGTTCCTGCTCAGCATGCAGAACGCCGGGCAGATGCAGAACCTGGACTTCGTCAAGAACCGGGTGGCCGACATGCGCCGGCAAGCAGACGAGCTGGAGGACACCATCGCCTCGCTGCAGCGGATGTACGGCCTGATGCAGCAGATGGCCGCCAACACGCATCACGCTGCCGGCGTCTCGGACGAGGCGAGGGACCTGGCCACGCAGGTGCGCGGCAACATGGCCGATTTGAACGAGAATTCCAAGGCGTTGCGTGAATCCGTCGAAGGCAAGGATTGCCGCGGCGACACCACTTGTCTGTCACTGCGGGCGGCGTATGCGTCGATGGACGGCACCACCCTGCTCACCGAGAAACTCGACGAGCTGGCGCCCGACATGAGCAATATCGACGCGGTGACACCGCAGCTGCTGGAGATGATGCCGGCGCAGATCGCCGCGATGCGCAGCCTGCAGACCATGATGCTGACCTTGCACAGCACCATGTCGGGCATCATGACGCAGATCGAGGAGGTAGGTGGCGGCTCGGCCGCGATGGGTCAGGACTTCGACGCGGCCAAGAGTGACGACTCGTTCTACCTGCCTCGGGAGGCTTTCGACAACCCGGACTTCAAACGCGTGGTTCAGCTTTTCCTGTCACCGGACGGGCATGCGGCTCGGTTCTTCATCACCCACGACGGCTACCCGGCGACACCCGAAGGCATGGCACGGGTCAATCTCATCAAGAAGGCCGCCACCGAAGCCCTGAAGGGTACACCGCTGTCGACTGCCACGGTCTATGTAGCCGGCACCGCAGCGCTCTTCAACGACTTGCAGGGCAGTGCCGACTACGATCTTCTGATCGCCGGAATCACTTCCCTGGCAATTATTTTCATCATCATGCTGCTGATCACCCGCAGCTTCATCGCATCGGTGGTGATCGTCGGAACGGTGCTCGCATCGCTGGGCGCTTCGTTTGGCCTGTCGGTCTTGCTGTGGCAGTACATCTTCGGCATCCACCTGCACTGGTTGGTGATGGTGATGTCGGTGATCATCCTGTTGGCGGTGGGTTGTGACTACAACCTGCTCCTGGTCGCCCGTTTCAAGGAAGAGATGGGTGCCGGGCTCAAGACCGGCATCATCCGGACCATGGGCGGCACCGGAAAGGTGGTGACCGCCGCAGGGCTGGTGTTCGCCTTCACCATGGCGTCCATGCTCGTCAGCGATCTGCGGGTGGTGGGTCAGTTGGGAACAACGATCGGGCTCGGCCTGCTGTTCGACACCTTGGTGGTGCGCTCCTTCATGATGCCGTCGTTGGCGGCCCTGCTCGGGCGGTGGTTCTGGTGGCCTCTCAACGTGCGTGAGCACCCGGCGCGGGCACGGCCAACCGTGCCGCCCGCCGCGGGAGCCGCGACGGATGAACACGACCAGACCTTCGAAGACATGGTTGCCACCGCGTTTCCGGAGTTGTCCGCAAGGCCCGGGAAGCCCGCAGGTGACCGTCCCACCGAAGTGCTGGCGGCGATCCAGCCGCCGGAAGACGAGACCGACCGCTGA
- a CDS encoding flavin-containing monooxygenase, giving the protein MGTQHYQAVIVGAGFGGIGAAIQLKQLGYDDIVIVDRLDGLGGTWRVNHYPGLSVDQPSTTYSYWFEPNPYWSRLFAPGNEVQAYAEHVAAKYDVERHMRFNTSVDSAQWDEDAKVWRTALAGGETLTSQFLIVATGFLCQPKVPDIPGIDTFAGHVVHTAQWDHDYSMAGRRAAVIGTGSTGIQVIPQLAKEVADLTVYQRTPILVTPKSDVVFPPVIQRMFARRPFTQRIVRWLTDNTTDFMMVLTMWRYRRFKFLNKAMAAQSALHRLRSVRNRELARKMKPDFDFGCKRPSISNDYYPSFAKPNVHLVTEGIERIEPDGIVSCDGVKREIDTLVLATGYDVWEGNLPAIEVIGRGGRNLGKWWRETRFQAYQGMTAPQFPNFINMASPFSWVGLSWFNTVEYQTRHMKRLFGEVQRRQAQTFEVTEEANARFYERMMGLLDSSVFHLGNCATSNSYWFNQSTGEAPLFRPTSVRSAVKEQDHFPLSDYQIG; this is encoded by the coding sequence ATGGGGACCCAGCACTACCAGGCCGTCATCGTGGGCGCCGGCTTCGGCGGCATCGGCGCGGCCATCCAGCTCAAACAGCTGGGCTACGACGACATCGTGATCGTTGACCGCCTGGACGGTCTCGGCGGGACGTGGCGAGTCAACCATTACCCCGGTCTGTCCGTCGACCAACCCTCCACTACCTATTCGTACTGGTTTGAACCGAATCCGTATTGGTCGCGGCTGTTCGCCCCCGGCAACGAGGTACAGGCCTATGCCGAGCACGTCGCAGCCAAATATGACGTCGAGCGTCACATGCGTTTCAACACCAGTGTCGACAGCGCCCAGTGGGATGAGGACGCGAAGGTGTGGCGGACCGCGCTGGCCGGCGGCGAGACCCTGACGTCGCAGTTCCTCATCGTCGCCACCGGTTTCCTGTGCCAGCCGAAGGTGCCCGACATCCCCGGTATCGACACATTCGCCGGCCACGTGGTGCACACCGCGCAGTGGGACCACGACTACTCCATGGCCGGGCGCCGGGCGGCGGTCATCGGCACCGGATCAACCGGTATTCAGGTGATCCCGCAGCTGGCCAAGGAAGTCGCCGACCTGACGGTGTATCAGCGCACCCCGATCCTCGTGACGCCCAAATCCGACGTGGTGTTTCCCCCGGTGATACAGCGGATGTTCGCGCGACGGCCGTTCACTCAGCGCATCGTGCGATGGTTGACCGACAACACCACCGATTTCATGATGGTCTTGACCATGTGGCGCTACCGCCGGTTCAAGTTCCTCAACAAGGCAATGGCTGCCCAATCCGCGCTGCACCGGTTGCGGTCGGTACGCAACCGCGAACTCGCCCGCAAGATGAAGCCCGATTTCGACTTCGGCTGCAAGCGTCCCTCGATTTCCAACGATTACTACCCGAGTTTCGCCAAGCCCAATGTGCACCTGGTCACCGAGGGAATCGAACGGATCGAACCCGACGGCATCGTGTCGTGCGACGGCGTCAAACGTGAGATCGACACGCTGGTGCTGGCAACCGGATACGACGTATGGGAAGGGAACCTCCCGGCGATCGAGGTGATCGGTCGCGGCGGCCGCAACCTCGGCAAGTGGTGGCGTGAGACTCGGTTCCAGGCCTACCAGGGGATGACCGCCCCGCAATTCCCGAACTTCATCAACATGGCCAGCCCGTTCTCTTGGGTCGGGCTGTCCTGGTTCAACACCGTCGAATACCAGACGCGGCACATGAAACGGTTGTTCGGCGAGGTGCAGCGGCGTCAGGCTCAGACCTTCGAAGTCACCGAGGAGGCCAACGCCCGCTTCTACGAGCGGATGATGGGCCTGCTGGACAGCTCGGTGTTCCACCTGGGCAACTGTGCGACATCGAATTCCTACTGGTTCAACCAGAGCACGGGTGAGGCTCCGCTTTTCCGGCCGACCTCGGTGCGCAGCGCCGTGAAGGAGCAGGATCACTTCCCGCTGTCGGACTACCAGATCGGTTAG